A stretch of the Desulfobacterales bacterium genome encodes the following:
- the priA gene encoding primosomal protein N' yields MTADNSNIEVAVALPVYQTFTYSVPPFLSAFIAVGKRVLVPFGQRRVTGYILDAATESKPSDIKDILDVLDQEPLFPDAMIPFFQWISDYYKHPIGDVVKNALPGGLNLYDYATLSITPQGQDALKNNTATALKGSVLKLLLSGPFRLKHLNDKLDERVPGALIQALLHCGWVSKTRELRPAPTRTRTERYIALGKPIASTDRLSKARRKVIEIIDQQGELSMPELKKQVPTAARLVRLLEKDGYLIIRHKRVYRDPFGEPIRADTAHDLNSEQQSVVAQVNKSMRSGFATFLLQGVTGSGKTEVYMQIANSVLKQQKSVLVLVPEIALITQMERRFRARFGERIAVLHSGLSAGERLDQWSLIQQGKAQIAIGARSAIFAPFPAVGLIIVDEEHDASYKQESNLRYNARDLAVVRAKQNDCIALLGSATPSIQSYHNARAKKFIEVNLKQRIEQRSLPAIKIVDLRESMGFRGIRRFITSELQRSMKETLDRGEQVLLFINRRGFASFALCQSCGQALRCKHCDISLTYHQKANALRCHYCGYSRAATNSCDSCRSSEIKKIGLGTEKIETTVQALFPKARIARMDRDTTTRKGSIFKMLKGLNDQSIDILVGTQMVAKGHDFPNITLVGIICADLSLSFPDFRAGERTFQLIAQVAGRAGRGASPGRVILQTYNPEHFSISAAKNQDFKAFYKQEINFRQTLKYPPFSRIIQLKISGKDHQLTRDHAAALGKVCLLLKTSKASVYETVEILGPIESSLARIARRYRWQILLKATRAKALHQYIGQLMADHPGMFNNRRVRVVVDVDPVSLL; encoded by the coding sequence ATGACAGCCGATAATTCAAACATCGAAGTCGCGGTTGCTTTACCGGTTTACCAGACCTTCACATACAGCGTGCCGCCTTTTTTAAGTGCTTTTATCGCTGTTGGTAAACGCGTTCTGGTTCCATTCGGGCAACGCCGTGTAACCGGCTACATTCTGGACGCTGCAACCGAAAGCAAGCCCAGCGATATCAAAGACATATTGGATGTGCTCGATCAGGAGCCACTCTTTCCGGATGCGATGATTCCATTTTTTCAATGGATATCTGATTATTACAAACATCCCATCGGTGATGTTGTCAAAAATGCGCTTCCCGGTGGTCTTAACCTTTATGATTATGCGACCCTTTCGATCACGCCACAGGGTCAGGATGCGTTAAAAAATAACACCGCCACTGCCCTTAAAGGGTCGGTATTAAAGCTGCTTTTATCGGGACCCTTCCGCCTCAAGCACCTCAACGATAAGTTAGATGAAAGGGTGCCCGGAGCGCTTATTCAGGCCCTACTGCATTGCGGATGGGTATCAAAAACCCGTGAATTGAGACCGGCGCCGACCCGCACCCGTACCGAGCGCTATATCGCGCTTGGAAAGCCGATTGCATCTACGGATCGGCTTTCAAAGGCCCGCCGAAAGGTCATCGAGATCATCGATCAGCAAGGGGAGCTGTCAATGCCGGAGCTCAAAAAACAGGTGCCCACTGCAGCTCGCCTGGTCAGGCTGCTTGAAAAAGATGGGTATCTGATCATTCGACACAAACGTGTCTATCGCGATCCTTTTGGGGAGCCCATACGTGCAGATACAGCGCATGACTTGAATTCCGAACAGCAAAGTGTTGTGGCACAGGTCAACAAAAGCATGCGCAGCGGCTTTGCCACCTTTCTTTTGCAAGGTGTCACCGGCAGCGGCAAAACAGAAGTTTATATGCAAATTGCCAATAGCGTCCTTAAACAGCAGAAATCCGTTTTGGTCTTGGTTCCTGAGATTGCTCTGATCACCCAAATGGAGCGTCGTTTTCGTGCCCGATTTGGAGAACGCATCGCCGTCCTTCACAGTGGTCTATCTGCCGGTGAACGCTTAGATCAATGGAGTCTGATCCAGCAGGGAAAAGCGCAGATTGCTATCGGCGCGCGATCGGCTATTTTTGCGCCTTTTCCGGCTGTCGGTCTGATTATTGTAGATGAAGAGCATGATGCCTCCTACAAACAGGAAAGTAACCTGCGCTATAATGCCAGAGATCTTGCAGTGGTCAGAGCCAAGCAGAATGATTGTATTGCATTGCTAGGGTCGGCAACACCGTCGATCCAATCTTACCACAATGCCCGGGCCAAAAAATTTATTGAAGTCAATCTAAAACAGCGGATCGAGCAGCGTTCGTTGCCGGCCATAAAAATTGTGGATCTCCGTGAAAGCATGGGATTTCGGGGTATTCGCCGTTTTATTACATCTGAATTGCAGCGCTCAATGAAAGAAACACTTGATCGCGGTGAACAAGTCTTGCTGTTTATCAATCGTCGCGGGTTTGCCAGTTTTGCGCTCTGCCAATCTTGCGGTCAGGCGCTGCGCTGCAAACATTGTGATATTTCCCTGACCTATCACCAAAAGGCCAACGCTCTTCGATGCCATTACTGTGGGTACTCTCGTGCGGCAACCAACAGCTGTGACAGTTGCAGATCATCGGAGATTAAAAAAATTGGACTGGGTACGGAAAAAATTGAGACGACGGTGCAAGCACTTTTTCCAAAGGCCCGCATCGCGCGTATGGATCGGGATACGACCACCCGCAAAGGCAGCATTTTTAAAATGCTCAAAGGTCTGAACGACCAGTCCATCGATATCTTGGTGGGCACCCAAATGGTGGCCAAGGGTCACGATTTTCCGAATATCACTTTGGTGGGAATTATCTGTGCGGATTTATCCTTAAGTTTTCCTGATTTTAGAGCCGGTGAGCGAACATTTCAGCTGATTGCACAGGTGGCCGGCCGAGCGGGCAGGGGCGCATCACCGGGCCGGGTTATTTTACAAACCTATAATCCAGAACATTTCAGTATATCGGCGGCTAAAAATCAGGATTTTAAGGCCTTTTACAAACAGGAAATCAATTTCCGCCAAACATTGAAATATCCGCCGTTTTCAAGAATAATCCAACTTAAAATTTCTGGTAAAGACCATCAATTGACCCGTGACCATGCCGCTGCCCTCGGAAAGGTTTGCCTGTTGCTGAAAACCTCAAAGGCCTCTGTTTATGAAACCGTTGAGATTTTGGGGCCGATTGAATCTTCGTTGGCTAGAATTGCCCGCCGATATCGATGGCAAATTCTTTTAAAAGCTACGCGCGCCAAAGCGTTGCATCAATATATCGGTCAGCTCATGGCTGACCATCCGGGGATGTTTAACAATCGTAGGGTAAGGGTGGTCGTGGACGTCGATCCGGTCTCCCTCCTCTAA
- a CDS encoding solute carrier family 23 protein, producing the protein MAVKDWITDYKLSFPDSLFSVQILLVAFAGLITVPILTGLDPSVALFTAGAATLIFHGFTKRQIPVFLASSFTFTAPIMVATQKWGLPAALGGLVAAGLVYTGIGGLIYWKGRSVFQRLFPPIVVGPIIMVIGLMLAPVAVSMALGKSNPAHPIPDKIGLLIAAITLVVTIIIFLLGRGILKLLPIAGGLLAGYLVAIPFGIVDFSGVSGAPWLAVPSFVLPEFNLSAIGFLIPAVIAPILIHFSDICTIGEVTDKDYLKEPGIHCTLLGNGVASTIASFIGGPPVRIYPEITGLVTVFQKGRPAIMIWAAVLAMLLAFCGKLSAILQTIPDAVIGGILILCFGALIVMGINCLQKEPSHLMEFRNILMVLVIVVSGIGGITFSAGAFSLKGVALAILIGVILNQILSSKQADESDDA; encoded by the coding sequence ATGGCCGTCAAGGATTGGATAACAGATTATAAATTAAGTTTTCCAGACAGTTTATTCAGTGTACAAATCCTGCTGGTCGCATTTGCTGGGTTGATCACCGTGCCCATCCTCACCGGTTTGGACCCTAGCGTCGCTTTGTTTACCGCTGGTGCTGCGACCCTCATATTTCATGGCTTCACCAAAAGGCAAATACCGGTTTTCTTGGCATCGTCCTTTACTTTCACAGCTCCCATTATGGTGGCGACCCAAAAATGGGGCCTGCCGGCGGCCCTCGGCGGACTGGTAGCAGCCGGCCTGGTTTATACGGGCATCGGTGGTTTGATTTACTGGAAAGGCCGCAGTGTCTTTCAGCGCCTATTTCCACCGATTGTGGTCGGACCCATTATAATGGTCATCGGGCTGATGCTGGCACCCGTAGCTGTTTCCATGGCACTGGGAAAGTCAAATCCTGCGCATCCGATACCGGACAAAATCGGCTTATTGATTGCTGCCATAACACTGGTGGTGACCATTATCATTTTTTTATTGGGCCGGGGCATACTGAAGCTTTTACCGATTGCAGGCGGACTTCTCGCCGGATATTTAGTCGCTATCCCGTTTGGAATTGTTGATTTTTCCGGGGTTAGCGGAGCGCCATGGCTTGCCGTTCCCTCTTTTGTTTTGCCTGAATTCAATCTTAGCGCTATTGGTTTCCTGATACCGGCAGTCATTGCGCCGATCTTGATCCATTTTAGCGATATCTGCACTATTGGTGAGGTGACAGACAAAGATTACCTCAAAGAACCTGGTATTCATTGTACCTTGCTGGGCAATGGCGTAGCCAGCACAATTGCGTCTTTTATCGGCGGACCACCGGTACGCATTTACCCCGAAATTACCGGTCTTGTGACTGTTTTCCAAAAAGGGCGACCCGCCATAATGATCTGGGCCGCTGTTCTGGCCATGCTTTTGGCTTTTTGCGGGAAATTGAGCGCCATTCTCCAAACCATACCAGATGCGGTTATTGGTGGCATTCTTATTTTATGTTTTGGCGCACTAATTGTAATGGGTATAAATTGCCTGCAGAAGGAACCATCACACTTAATGGAATTTAGAAATATACTGATGGTGCTGGTTATTGTCGTGTCTGGAATCGGTGGCATTACTTTTTCAGCCGGGGCATTTTCCCTTAAAGGTGTCGCCTTGGCAATTCTGATAGGGGTCATATTAAATCAGATCCTATCGTCTAAACAGGCAGATGAAAGCGACGATGCTTGA
- the upp gene encoding uracil phosphoribosyltransferase yields the protein MPVHVVDHPLVKHKLAFMRENDITTKDFRDLASELANLLTYEATKHLETESVTIQGWAGEVEVEKIKGKKITVVPILRAGLGMMDGVLNLIPTAKVSVVGLYRNEETLEPIRYYVKMTSQMEERIALILDPMLATGGTVIATIDLIKESGCKDIKGIFMVAAPEGIERLQTAHPDVEIWVAAIDEKLNDVGYILPGLGDAGDKIFGTK from the coding sequence GTGCCGGTACATGTCGTAGATCACCCTTTGGTCAAGCACAAATTAGCGTTCATGCGGGAAAATGATATTACCACCAAAGATTTCCGTGACCTTGCTTCAGAACTGGCCAATCTCTTGACTTATGAAGCCACTAAACATCTGGAAACAGAAAGCGTCACCATCCAGGGTTGGGCCGGTGAAGTTGAAGTTGAAAAAATTAAAGGCAAAAAAATCACCGTCGTACCGATTCTAAGGGCTGGCCTGGGTATGATGGACGGCGTCCTTAATCTGATACCCACGGCCAAAGTCAGCGTTGTCGGCCTTTACCGCAATGAAGAAACCCTTGAACCGATCCGGTATTATGTCAAGATGACAAGCCAGATGGAGGAGCGGATTGCATTGATTTTGGACCCCATGCTGGCAACCGGCGGTACGGTGATCGCCACGATTGATCTGATAAAAGAATCCGGCTGCAAAGATATCAAAGGGATTTTTATGGTCGCTGCGCCGGAAGGCATCGAACGGTTGCAAACGGCTCATCCCGATGTTGAAATTTGGGTTGCCGCCATAGATGAAAAACTAAACGATGTCGGATATATATTGCCCGGATTAGGCGATGCGGGCGATAAAATATTTGGTACCAAATAA